The window TACAGTTGCCATAATTAAATCGTGTTGTTTGATAATTTTTGTTTTGTCATCGCAAGTAATTGATATGATTTTTGCTTCTGCTGGTCTAAAATGAAAATTTTTAGTTGCCAAATTATCTTTTCTTTCGCGAACTTTAAAAACTTCCTGAACTTTTTTTAAAGTTTGATTAACTCGAGACTGCTCAAAAGGTTTGAGAATATAATCAACAGCGTCAACGTCAAAAGCCCTGACAGCATAACTATCAAAAGCGGTTGCAAAAACGATCAGTGGCGGACAAACGAGTTTTTTTAATTCACTAGCCAGTTGAAAACCATTTTCGTCATTAAGTGAAATATCGATAAAAATCACGTCAATTTTTTTTTGTAATAATTTGTCCACTGCTGCTACGATCGAGTCAGCCTGATAAACGGAATCAATTAACTTATTTTGTTTTAATAAATAACTTAATTCATCACGCGC of the Oenococcus sp. UCMA 16435 genome contains:
- a CDS encoding response regulator encodes the protein MKILVVDDEPLARDELSYLLKQNKLIDSVYQADSIVAAVDKLLQKKIDVIFIDISLNDENGFQLASELKKLVCPPLIVFATAFDSYAVRAFDVDAVDYILKPFEQSRVNQTLKKVQEVFKVRERKDNLATKNFHFRPAEAKIISITCDDKTKIIKQHDLIMATVKSGDLTLITSGGSYITRQSLSWLLDRLNKNDFLQVHRSIVVNINAISELEPWFNHTYQLELINGTKVPVSRSFVKTVKKTLLM